The following proteins are co-located in the Camelina sativa cultivar DH55 chromosome 12, Cs, whole genome shotgun sequence genome:
- the LOC104729142 gene encoding uncharacterized protein LOC104729142 gives MDSVLVGKNRYWVLRHGKSIPNERGLVVSSMENGVLPEYQLAPDGVAQARLAGELFLQQLKENNIELDKVRICYSPFSRTTHTASVVAEVLNLPFVSPQCKMIEDLRERYFGPTFELKSHDKYPEIWALDEKDPFMGPEGGESAADVVSRLASAIASMESDFQSCAILVVSHGDPLQMLQNAFHSAKQQKGDGLAERIQMSRVASVLSQHRKFALQTGELRPLI, from the exons atggattcGGTGTTAGTAGGGAAGAACAGGTATTGGGTCCTCCGCCACGGGAAGAGCATTCCCAACGAGAGAGGCCTCGTCGTCTCTTCCATG GAAAATGGTGTGCTCCCCGAGTACCAGTTAGCCCCTGACGGTGTCGCTCAGGCTCGCCTCGCCGGCGAATTGTTCCTCcag CAACTCAAGGAAAATAACATAGAACTGGACAAGGTCCGCATTTGCTACTCCCCCTTCTCCAGAACCACTCACACCGCTAGTGTTGTTGCTGAGGTCCTCAATCTCCCCTTTGTTTCTCCTCAATGCAAG ATGATTGAAGATCTGCGAGAACGCTATTTTGGACCTACTTTTGAACTCAAGTCACATGACAAG TACCCAGAGATATGGGCTCTTGATGAGAAAGATCCATTCATGGGACCAGAAGGAGGTGAGAGTGCTGCTGATGTTGTTTCCAGACTTGCCTCTGCCATTGCTTCCATGGAATCTGATTTCCAAAG TTGTGCAATTCTGGTCGTCAGTCATGGAGATCCTCTCCAGATGTTGCAGAACGCTTTCCATTCAGCTAAGCAGCAGAAAGGAGATGGCTTGGCTGAGAGGATTCAGATGAGCCGAGTTGCTTCTGTCTTGTCACAGCACCGCAAGTTTGCTCTCCAAACTGGGGAACTCCGTCCTCTCATCTGA